The Methylomonas montana DNA window GGCGCAAGCGGTGACTAAAATCATCAACGAAAAAGTCGGATAGACGTCCAGCAGATGATAAAAACTGTGCGCGGCAAACACGCTGAAATACAGCACCGCGATACCGCCGCCCAGCAAACCTTGGCTGAACAGATGATAGGTGCCACCTACCAGACGCACGCCGCCGATGATCATGCCGACGCCGGTCAGCACCGTCAGCGCCACCCGCGCTTGCTCGCCGAGCAGGCCGTTGTCGATGGAGTATTTCAGGAAAAAGCCGATGCCGGTAACCAAAATCAACACGCCGATGCGCAGCAGCCAGTTGCTGGCCACCGCATATTCCATCGTCACGCCTTCCGGCCGGTGGCCTTCGCCGACGATGATCCAGTTCCAGATTTCCTTCAGGATTTTTTGGGCGGCCAACTCGAAGCGGCTGGGCTCGGCGGGTTGCCAGGTGCTTTGATTCCAGGGGTTATCGGCGGCGGCTTCAGTGTTTTCGGAAACGGTTTCGATTGGTGACGGCGTGGGTGTCGTTATGATTTCTTCTGCACCGCTGTCGAATAAGGTTTGTTCTGCCGGTGTTTGCAGTTCGAACAGTGCCGGTTGCGGCGGCGGTTCCGCGACGGGTTCTAACTGGCCTTGCGCCAGTTCCTGCAATAGCTTGCGATCTTCGCGCATGGCGGTTTCCAGGCTGCGCAAGGTCTGATTAATTTCATCCTGGTTGCGTTTTTGGCGTTTCAATAGCACAAACAACATCACGGCCATCGCGATGGGCACCAAGATCAGTACAAAGGCAATAAATCCAAAAAATTCGTCCACGGCTACTCTCCTGGGCTGGACAAACGGCAGGTAATAGTTTTTCCAATCAGCATAGCCGGATGTCTGGCAGATTGCTATTAATGGCGCGCGGCCCCTCGTTTTGATTTATCCTTAGACGGACGGCTAAGCAGCGTTCGGCATTCAGGATTTTGAAAAGCTGCCGATTATTACCTGTGAGTGTTCCATTATTTCATCGCGACTTGCTGATTACATGACTAATAACTCGACTATCCAATCCAAAATTCTATTGAGCATTGCTAGTGTTTTTTTGTTGCTCATGTTCGTCAGCACACTGTTTATGGCCGATCGGCAGAAAGACATGGTGCAAAGCCTGGCGACCGATAAGGCTAGGGACATTGCCAACAGTTATTTCGACGGCATCAATACCCTGATGTTGACTGGTGCGATGGCGCAGGGAGAAGTATTGAGGGACAAAGCGCGCTCGCATGCCAATGTGACCGAAGTACGCTTGATTCGCGGCAAGGGAATTTTGGATTTTTACGGCCCCGGTAAAGCGGAGCAAAGATCGCTGGACAATCTGGACGAAAGAGCGCTGAGCGGAGAGCGTGTCACTAAGCATGGTGACGATAGCAATGGCCGTTTGGTGACCGTGCTGGAGCCGATCCAGGCGAGAGTCGATTTTCGCGGTACCAATTGCCTGACTTGCCATGCCGTTCCCGAAGGCACAGTGTTGGGCGCGGTGCGGGTGTCTTATTCGCTGGCCAATCTGGATGCGCAGATCAATCGCGATTTAGTGATCGCCTCCGGCATCTCGCTGGTGATGTTTGCCGGCGGTTTGTTGCTGGTCAATATGCTGATGCGGAGGATCGTGGTCAACCCGCTGGTAACCATGCGCGATACGGTTAACGCCATTGCCGGACAATCCGACTTGCGCCAGCGTTTGCAAATCGAATCCGGCGACGAAATAGGCCAAGTCAGCGAGTCGTTTAATACCATGTTGACCAACTTTGCCGGTAGTTTGGGGCAGGTGTCTTCGGTCAGTCAGCAATTGGCTTCCGCGACCAGTCAGATTTCCAATGTGGCGCGGCAAACTTCGCAAGCCGCCAGTCAGCAACGTAGCGAAACCGAAACGGTGATTCAGGCCATTCATGAGTTGGAAAGATCGGTACAGGACGTGCGTAGCGGCGCCAGCGGCGCGGCGGAAGCCTCGGTGGAAGCCGATCAACAGGCCGCGCAGGGGGCGGCGACCACTAAAAACGCGATTAACGGTATCAACGAATTGGTTAACGAAATCGACCGTGCCGCGGAAGTGATCAAACGCTTGGATCAAAAAAGCAACGGTGTCGGCGCGGTGCTGGACGTGATTAAAGGTCTGGCCGATCAGACCAACCTTTTGGCACTGAATGCTGCGATTGAAGCGGCCAGGGCCGGTGAGCAAGGCCGTGGCTTTGCCGTGGTGGCCGATGAAGTGCGTACGCTGGCGACGCGATCGCACCAGGCGACCGAGGAAATCGAAAATATCATCGAACAATTGCAACGCGAAGCCAAGGATGCGGTGACGGTGATGGGTAATGCCAAAAACAGCGCGGAGCTGCGCCGCGAGCAGGTGCAAAGCGCCGATCAGGGTTTGAGCGCGATTGCCGAACGGGTGACGCAGATTCGCCAGTTGAACTCACGAATGTCGCAAGCCGCCGATAATCAAAGCCGGGTGGCGCAACATGTCGGTCAAAGCATCGCCAATATTGGCCAATTGACCGAGCGTACCGCCCAGGACGCCGGCCAAACCAACGCCGCCAGTAATGAGTTGGTGAAACTGGCCGCGCAATTGAACGAACTGGTCGGGCAATTCAAGCGTTAGGTTGTTGGGTAGCGATTGACAGTGATATTGGCCTAACGATATAGTCCGTCGCCATGAACGATTATCTTTCTATTTCAAAAAAGCACCGTTGGCTATGGGCCTTGCCTACCGCCGCGGTGTTTGCGTTTTTTTAAAAAAAATTCAAGCAACTGCGGGTCTTGCCGCAGTCGCTATGCCACTCGCCTAAGGCCCGCACCCACCCAGGAGGCCCAATGGCAACAACGACATCAATCTCTCTATCCAATCGCAACCGTTTCTTGGGCTTTGGCCTGGCGACCTTGGCGGCCATTGGGTTTTCCGGCAAGGCGATTTTAGTGAAACTGGCATATTACCAACCGGTTGATGCGGTGACGCTGTTGGCCTTGCGCATGCTGTTCTCAGCTCCATTTTTTCTGGTTGTCGCCTGGCGCCATGCCGGTCAGAAGCATCTGACGCCGCTCAACGGCCGCGATTATCTAGCATTATTGCTGTTGGGTTTGCTGGGTTATTACTTATCCAGTTTATTCGACTTTATCGGCTTGCAATACATTTCCGCCGGCCTCGAACGGCTGATCCTGTTTTTGTATCCGACCATGGTGGTCGTGTTGTCAGCAGTATTATTGGGCAAAGCCTTCGGCCGCAAGGAAATCGTCGCGTTATTGCTCAGCTATGCCGGTATCGGCGTGGTGTTTTTTGATGAGTTGAATATTCAATCCGAACATCTGCTGTTGGGTGCCGGCTGCGTGTTTGCCAGTACCTTGACCTACGCCGCGTATCTGATCGGCACCGGTGAAACGGTGGCTCGCATCGGCGCCTCGCGCTTTACCGCTTATGCGATGCTGGTGGCTTGTGCGGCGACGCTGATGCAATTTTTATTCACCCATCCGCCGCAGGCTTTACTGCTGCCGATGCGGATTTATCAATTGAGCTTGGTGATGGCGATATTCTCGACGGTGTTGCCGGTGTTCATGCTGTCGGCAGCGATCCGGATGATCGGTTCAAGTCACACTTCGCTGATCGGCTCGCTAGGGCCGGTGGCGACTTTGTTCATGGCCAGCTTTTTTCTCGGTGAGGAGTTGACAGTTGCGCAAATTGGCGGCGCGGCGCTGGTGATGGCGGGGGTGTTGAGTCTGTCGTTGAAATGACGCCCTCTATTTCGCTTTGCTCAATCGAGGCTACGCTATCGTTCCCTCTCCCTCCGGGAGAGGGTTAGGGAGAGGGCGCCAAACCGCCCGACACCAACATCTCCCGCGCATGCGCAAGGGTGTTTTCGGTGATGGTGACGCCGCCCAGCATTCTAGCCACTTCGTTGACGCGTTCTTCGTCGCTCAGTCGTCTGACAGTGGACGACGTCACGGCCGCATTTTGGTTTTTGGCGACGAACAAGTGCTGATGCGCTTGCGAAGCCACTTGCGGTAAGTGAGTGACGCACAATACCTGGCGGTTCTTGCTCAAACGCCTTAATTTCTGACCGACGATCTCGGCTATGCCGCCGCCGATCCCTGAATCGACCTCGTCGAAAATCATGGTTGGCGTGGTCTTGTCGGTGCTGGTAGTGACTTGTATCGCCAAGCTGATTCTCGACAACTCGCCGCCGGAGGCGACCTTCGCCAGCGGTTTGGCCGGTAGACCGGGGTTGGTGCTGACCAGAAATTCGAGGCTGTCCACACCGTTGCGCTGCGGTTCGGCGTTTTCTTGAGTGCGGAGATTGACGATGAACTCGCCGTGCGGCATGCCCAGTTCCTTGATCGTGTCGGAAATGCGTTGCTGCAACTCCGTGCCGGCTTGGCGGCGGCTGGCGGACAGCTCGCCGGCCAGTTTGCGGTAATGGCTTAGCAGTCGTTCGCAATCGGCATTCAGGCTTTCGATGCGCTCGCTGCTGTGGCTGAGGTTATCCAATTCGCTGGCGAAGCGCGTAGCCAGCTCCGGTAATTCTTCCGGCTGAATTTTATGCTTGCGGCTTAAGCGTTGAATCACACCGATCTGGCTTTCCAGCCAAGTCAGTTGTTGCGGATCGGCTTCCTGATTTTCCAGGAAGCGGCGCAATTGCTGGGTGGCCTCGCCGATCTGGATTTCGGCATCGCTCAATAATTCGGAAACAGCGTTCAACTCGCCGGCATATTGCGCTAACTCGTTGATCGCGTGAATCACATGGCCCAGCATGTCGGCCACCGATTGCTGGTCGTTGTCGTACAAAATATCCAGCTGTTGTTGGCCGACGCCGAGGATTTTGCCAAGGTTGGCCAGTTTGTTATGTTCGTCGGCCAGCGCCTGGTAATCGAAATTTTCCAAATCCAGTTGCTGCAACTCGTCCAGTTGATAACGCAGCAATTCCTCGCGTTCGGCCTGATCGCTACCGGCTTTTAATAGTTGATGCAGTTCCTTATGCGCTTGTTTCCAGTTTTGGTAACAGCTATTCAGATTGTCCAGCAAGGTCTGGTTGCCGGCGAAACCGTCCAGTAGCCGGCGCTGTTCCTCGCTGTCCAGCAGCGTTAGATGTGCGTGCTGGCCGTGAATTTCCACCAGTTGCCGGCTCAAGCCTTGCAGGGTTTGCAGATTGACCGGGTGGTTATTGATATAAGCCTTGGAGCGGCCGTCGTCGCTGATGGTGCGGCGGATCATGCATTGGCCATCGTCGTCCAGCTCGTTGGCCTCTAGCCATTGTTTGACCAGCGGCGCTTTCGATAGGTCGAATTCGATATTCACTTCGGCGCGCTTGCTGCCCGGCCGGACATAGCCGGAGTCGGCGCGGTCGCCCAGGGCCAGTCCCAGTGCGGTCAGCAAAATCGATTTGCCGGCGCCGGTTTCGCCGGTCAGTACCGACATGCCGGGTTCCAGGTCCAAATCCAGCGCGTCGACGACCGCCAAATCGATGATATTCAGGTTTAACAGCATGGCCTTAGGCGGGGTAGCCGCTCCAGTTGAGTTTGCTTCTTAAAGTATGGAAAAAATCGTGATCCGCAGGATGCAAAATTTTAATCGGTTTGTCGGATTTTTTGATGACGATTTTGTCGTTGATCCGCACGTCCGGAATCTCCAAATGGTCGCAAGTGACCAGCGCATTGATCTGTCTGATCTGGCTGAAACGAATTTCGATTTCGACGTTATCGTCGATCACGATAGGCCGGTTCGACAAGGTATGCGGGTTCAGCGGCACTAGCACCAGCGCGTTCAGCGCCGGATGCAGAATCGGCCCGCCGGCCGACAGCGAGTAAGCGGTGGAGCCGGTCGGCGTGGCGACGATCAAACCGTCCGAGCGTTGGGTATTGAGATAAACCCCGTCGATGCTGGTGACGATCTCTATCATGCTCGGCGTCACCCAGCGATGCACCACCACCTCGTTGACGGCGGTTTGCTGATGAATAATTTCGCCGTCGCGGATGATGACAGTGCGCAAGCGTTGGCGCTGCTCGGTCTTGAACTGGCCGGCGAGAATCTGATCGAGGCGGCTGGATAGCTGTTCGGGAGAAATATCCACCAAAAAACCCAGCCTGCCGAGGTTGACGCCCAGCAATGGAATCTCGAAATCGGCAGCGGCACGCGCTGCGGCCAGGAAGGTACCGTCGCCGCCTACGGCGATAATCAAATCGCAGTGTTCCGGCAGGCGCTCGATATGCACGCCCACTACCTCGCTATCGTCAATCAAACCAGCGCTTTGGCTATCCACCGCCAGACCGTGGCCGCGATTTTGCAGATAGTGATAAAGCTCGTTAAGCGTCGAGGCAATGCCGGGATCACCGAACTTGCCGATGATGCCGATGCGTTGGAAGGGGGTTGGCATGGTTGGGGTGGTTATTTTTAAGTAAGTTCGATTATAGGGGATTGTGTTTTTATTCGGTAGCGTTGAATTGTTTTGTGTCGCTAGCGCGACGGGTGTTTGGATGTCGGTTCTCGGATCGACGACCGAGATACTTTCGCTACGAAAACCATCCATGGTTTTCGCCCTGCGGGCCAGCCTATCGGCTGTTCAAATTCGCTCCAGGCGAATTTGTGCTCCGCCAAAAGAAAGTATCCAAAGAAAAGGCGGCCTGGATGCCGCTTGTTCCCTGCGCTCCGAAGCTTTCGCCGAGGGTTGACGAAAGGGGCTTCCTGCCCCTTCGTCAACGCGATGCATCCATGCATCGCCCCTTCGGGCTGATCCTGTCGAAAGCTCCGGTGCTCGGCGCGGCATACGGGAGAAAACCATCCGAGAATTAGCAGAGGGATCGTATAAATTTGATTTTGAACAGTTACTGAATTTTAGGAGCCAAAACCTATGGAATTTGGGAATACATTCTCTATCGATAGGGCTTTCGTTTTGAGATATTTAGTCGCCCCTGAAAAAGCCGAAATTTTCATAGATACTTGGTTTTATGCAGTCAGAAAGAATTGCTCGACTGATGAAGTCATCCCAAGCCGAGACAGTAGCTCCCAAAAACGAGGCAAAAAATCCTCAACCGCCTGAGGATCATACGGATGTTGTGGCCGGCACCACAGAGGATGGCATGCAACGCATCGCCCACTTCGCCTTTCAGGTAGTTGCGCCCCAATAATCCGTCGTTCTTCAGGTGGCCGATGATCGGTTCGATAGCGTTGCGACGTTTCAGGGCCCGTTTGAGACGTCGAGTATCCACGCCGCGCTTTTGTCGGGCTTTATAAATCGTGACTCCTGGTACCTCGACGCCCCGATAACCCAAATCCACAAAGGCTTCTTTGGCGCGGGTACCGCTTAGTATCTCTGCCTGTTCCAGACACGACTCCAGGGTATGTCCATCATAAGGATTGCCAGGAAAGCTGCGAGCGCCGAGCACGAAATTGCTTTTGTTGGTGACGGTGATGCCCACTTTGACGCCGAATTCATATTTTTTGTGGACTTTGCCTTTGGCAATGCATTCCACTTCCGGGGCATGAAAGCTGTACAGCTTGTTTTTATCCTGGGGTTGCTGATTCAAAATCCGTTGGGTTTTTTCCAGCGTCTCTTTGAACGCACCTTTGACGATTGAAATGGTTTATTAACCCGGCCCCTAAATAGAGTCTGCTCAGAAAATATAACCCATTGATTAAGCGTAGTTATTGAGGAATTTTGGTATAATTGCTGCACGAAAAACATGCCATTAGCCTCAAAAACCGTGCAGCCATGATTCGAACCACGAGCTCAAAACAACTGACGATAGCTGAATTCGACTGGCCGTTCGAGACAGCCCTGGATAAACACAATCGCTGGGTAAAACTGAGTGAGTGCATCCCGTGGGACGAACTGGCGGAATGCTATTACCAAGGGATGAGGGCGGACCGGGGCCGGCCGTTGAAAGACGCGCGGCGCGTAATCGGCGCGGTGATCATCAAGCACAAACTGTGTTTGTCAGACGTGGAAACCGTCCAGCAAATCCAGGAAAACCCGTACCTGCAATACTTCGTCGGCTTGCCCGGCTACCAAGCGGCGGCGCCGTTTGCGCCGTCGTTATTGGTCGAAGTGCGCAAGCGCATGGGCGAAGC harbors:
- a CDS encoding methyl-accepting chemotaxis protein, which translates into the protein MTNNSTIQSKILLSIASVFLLLMFVSTLFMADRQKDMVQSLATDKARDIANSYFDGINTLMLTGAMAQGEVLRDKARSHANVTEVRLIRGKGILDFYGPGKAEQRSLDNLDERALSGERVTKHGDDSNGRLVTVLEPIQARVDFRGTNCLTCHAVPEGTVLGAVRVSYSLANLDAQINRDLVIASGISLVMFAGGLLLVNMLMRRIVVNPLVTMRDTVNAIAGQSDLRQRLQIESGDEIGQVSESFNTMLTNFAGSLGQVSSVSQQLASATSQISNVARQTSQAASQQRSETETVIQAIHELERSVQDVRSGASGAAEASVEADQQAAQGAATTKNAINGINELVNEIDRAAEVIKRLDQKSNGVGAVLDVIKGLADQTNLLALNAAIEAARAGEQGRGFAVVADEVRTLATRSHQATEEIENIIEQLQREAKDAVTVMGNAKNSAELRREQVQSADQGLSAIAERVTQIRQLNSRMSQAADNQSRVAQHVGQSIANIGQLTERTAQDAGQTNAASNELVKLAAQLNELVGQFKR
- a CDS encoding DMT family transporter, coding for MATTTSISLSNRNRFLGFGLATLAAIGFSGKAILVKLAYYQPVDAVTLLALRMLFSAPFFLVVAWRHAGQKHLTPLNGRDYLALLLLGLLGYYLSSLFDFIGLQYISAGLERLILFLYPTMVVVLSAVLLGKAFGRKEIVALLLSYAGIGVVFFDELNIQSEHLLLGAGCVFASTLTYAAYLIGTGETVARIGASRFTAYAMLVACAATLMQFLFTHPPQALLLPMRIYQLSLVMAIFSTVLPVFMLSAAIRMIGSSHTSLIGSLGPVATLFMASFFLGEELTVAQIGGAALVMAGVLSLSLK
- the recN gene encoding DNA repair protein RecN, giving the protein MLLNLNIIDLAVVDALDLDLEPGMSVLTGETGAGKSILLTALGLALGDRADSGYVRPGSKRAEVNIEFDLSKAPLVKQWLEANELDDDGQCMIRRTISDDGRSKAYINNHPVNLQTLQGLSRQLVEIHGQHAHLTLLDSEEQRRLLDGFAGNQTLLDNLNSCYQNWKQAHKELHQLLKAGSDQAEREELLRYQLDELQQLDLENFDYQALADEHNKLANLGKILGVGQQQLDILYDNDQQSVADMLGHVIHAINELAQYAGELNAVSELLSDAEIQIGEATQQLRRFLENQEADPQQLTWLESQIGVIQRLSRKHKIQPEELPELATRFASELDNLSHSSERIESLNADCERLLSHYRKLAGELSASRRQAGTELQQRISDTIKELGMPHGEFIVNLRTQENAEPQRNGVDSLEFLVSTNPGLPAKPLAKVASGGELSRISLAIQVTTSTDKTTPTMIFDEVDSGIGGGIAEIVGQKLRRLSKNRQVLCVTHLPQVASQAHQHLFVAKNQNAAVTSSTVRRLSDEERVNEVARMLGGVTITENTLAHAREMLVSGGLAPSP
- a CDS encoding NAD(+) kinase — encoded protein: MPTPFQRIGIIGKFGDPGIASTLNELYHYLQNRGHGLAVDSQSAGLIDDSEVVGVHIERLPEHCDLIIAVGGDGTFLAAARAAADFEIPLLGVNLGRLGFLVDISPEQLSSRLDQILAGQFKTEQRQRLRTVIIRDGEIIHQQTAVNEVVVHRWVTPSMIEIVTSIDGVYLNTQRSDGLIVATPTGSTAYSLSAGGPILHPALNALVLVPLNPHTLSNRPIVIDDNVEIEIRFSQIRQINALVTCDHLEIPDVRINDKIVIKKSDKPIKILHPADHDFFHTLRSKLNWSGYPA